From a single Nakaseomyces glabratus chromosome H, complete sequence genomic region:
- a CDS encoding alpha-mannosyltransferase (CAGL0H09262g~Has domain(s) with predicted transferase activity, transferring glycosyl groups activity and role in protein glycosylation), giving the protein MKTLLRARNPGFKRCSLLAVIAICFLFIFMRADSASQRRSTRYEEDLLFSSGNSTYAYFQRKVKELHDNKPFFSLENMLPSWMLSTHTAREKRVLLNWDKSSGFDQCAMLIKGLYNDPNWDNMAITIDHDNATINDEVFQMSAERVRLYNHCFLQNSYDINEMFEKYRMYYTSPHDYQRRMFPFLRKVTAMDGYYIYPTITNLRTGEVQTGPIADMSYQEFNSNFIAHWKNEAKGRGIVVTASVNDCRFLRSQFFVWKELGNTYPIQVVTKGKEMPPELIAKIKEYATEADQEVYIVDLQNVLDPNYAEKYIENFHNKWYAAMFNTFEEAILVDADVVSYVHPDEYFESADFKKTGLKLWRDRDIPDIHVHIYCLNMAPYFLPSKEEHRTLGTTLKYRLEEESLKDAGTSEADGLHKFFFEKSGSIVDSGLVVFNKKKKLHSLIISEFFHTDAKFKPCTYGDKEIFMLGAYSAGVDYSLDPEAAVIIGPIRESTNKKFNSICSAQMGHTNGRGKLLWSNGGLQVCKNPNFAKDDFEKDVKFMSNNYGTLEDTEKYYKSNLSIDGFISPNVPNLKFQQQPACHHYMYCVHMPVDGEDMGELVRFDQEQRERVNKISNVWNSVKINL; this is encoded by the coding sequence ATGAAGACACTACTCAGGGCGAGGAACCCTGGTTTCAAGCGTTGCTCGCTTTTAGCAGTCATTGCGATATGCTTTCTGTTCATCTTCATGCGTGCAGATTCCGCTTCTCAAAGGCGGTCGACGAgatatgaagaagatctATTGTTCTCGTCGGGAAACTCTACATATGCTTATTTTCAGCGCAAAGTCAAGGAATTGCATGACAATAAACCATTCTTCTCCTTGGAGAACATGCTACCCTCATGGATGCTGTCAACTCACACTGCTAGAGAGAAAAGAGTCCTTTTAAACTGGGATAAGAGTTCCGGCTTTGACCAATGTGCTATGCTAATTAAAGGCCTTTACAACGACCCTAATTGGGATAATATGGCCATCACTATAGATCATGATAACGCTACAATCAACGATGAGGTGTTCCAGATGTCTGCTGAACGTGTAAGGCTGTACAACCACTGCTTCTTGCAGAATAGTTATGATATAAATGAAATGTTTGAGAAGTATCGCATGTATTACACTTCACCTCATGATTACCAAAGGAGAATGTTTCCATTTTTGAGAAAAGTAACAGCCATGGACGGTTACTATATATATCCTACCATAACAAACCTACGTACAGGAGAAGTACAGACTGGTCCTATAGCAGATATGAGCTACCAGGAATTCAACTCTAATTTTATCGCTCACTGGAAGAATGAAGCGAAAGGCAGAGGCATCGTGGTCACTGCTAGTGTTAATGATTGCAGATTCTTGCGTTCTCAGTTTTTTGTATGGAAAGAGCTAGGTAACACATATCCAATTCAAGTGGTCACTAAGGGTAAAGAAATGCCACCAGAACTGATAGCtaaaatcaaagaatatGCAACTGAGGCAGACCAAGAGGTTTACATAGTAGACTTGCAAAATGTGTTAGATCCAAATTATGctgaaaaatatatcgAAAATTTCCATAACAAATGGTACGCAGCAATGTTTAATacctttgaagaagcaatCCTTGTCGACGCTGATGTTGTGTCTTATGTTCACCCAGATGAGTATTTTGAATCGGCtgatttcaagaaaacaGGTCTTAAACTATGGAGAGACAGAGATATCCCAGATATCCACGTGCATATATACTGCCTAAACATGGCACCATATTTCTTACCATCTAAAGAAGAACATAGAACTCTCGGTACTACTCTAAAGTATAGACTTGAGGAGGAATCATTAAAGGATGCAGGCACATCTGAAGCTGACGGCTTACATAAATTCTTTTTCGAGAAGTCAGGCTCTATTGTTGATAGTGGTCTTGTTGTattcaacaagaagaagaaattacATTCCCTAATTATTTCAGAGTTTTTTCATACCGATGCCAAGTTCAAACCATGCACATATGGTGATAAGGAAATTTTCATGCTTGGAGCTTACAGTGCTGGTGTAGACTATTCATTGGACCCTGAGGCTGCTGTGATCATAGGCCCAATCAGAGAGTCAACAAATAAGAAGTTTAACTCCATTTGCTCAGCTCAAATGGGCCATACCAATGGCCGTGGCAAACTGCTGTGGTCCAATGGTGGGTTACAAGTGTGTAAGAACCCAAACTTTGCCAAGGATGACTTTGAGAAAGATGTTAAATTCATGAGTAATAATTATGGTACACTTGAAGACACAGAGAAGTACTACAAGTCTAACCTATCTATTGATGGGTTCATATCGCCCAATGTACCAAACCTCAAATTCCAACAGCAACCTGCCTGTCACCACTATATGTACTGCGTACATATGCCTGTCGATGGCGAAGATATGGGAGAGTTGGTTCGTTTCGATCAAGAACAGAGAGAAAGAGTTAACAAAATTTCGAACGTATGGAACTCTGTCAAGATCAATCTATAA